The following proteins come from a genomic window of Microbacterium lemovicicum:
- a CDS encoding alanine--tRNA ligase-related protein, whose product MNADEIRRAYLDFMTERGHVIIPRSPLVPKDDPTTLFTGSGMQPLLPYLLGAQHPAGTRLADSQTCLRVQDIEEVGDNRHTTFFEMLGNWSLGDYFKQEQIPQVWTFLTAKVGLDPDRIYVSCFSGDPKNDIPKDEESAQLWTGLFQEAGVSSDQVDVGTEEHAAAVGTGGARIAFYGKKNWWCRGGKAEDMPVGEPGGPDTEIFYLFPTVEHDPTFGEHCHQNCDCGRFIELGNSVFMEYRRTETGFEPLPKKNVDYGGGLARIAAAAIDSPDVFRIGLLWPIIERLQELSGRSYEDETVSMRVIADHLRGATFLAVDGVMPGNKAQGYVMRRLLRRAIRFAFDLGLEENFFPQIIPTIAEIYEAHYPEVGEHAEYVEKVLVKEEQAFRRTLRKGLKQLRAYRGTTVTGAELFVLYDTYGFPVELSTEEAGRQGIVVSETWRDEFDEHMTAQRERSQRSTTLHV is encoded by the coding sequence ATGAACGCTGACGAGATCCGCCGCGCCTACCTCGACTTCATGACCGAACGCGGTCACGTGATCATCCCGCGCTCGCCCCTCGTTCCGAAGGACGACCCCACGACGCTCTTCACGGGGAGCGGCATGCAGCCGCTCCTTCCGTACCTGCTGGGGGCGCAGCATCCGGCCGGCACGAGGCTCGCCGACAGCCAGACCTGCCTCCGCGTGCAGGACATCGAGGAGGTCGGCGACAACCGGCACACCACCTTCTTCGAGATGCTCGGCAACTGGAGCCTGGGCGACTACTTCAAGCAGGAGCAGATCCCGCAGGTGTGGACGTTCCTGACGGCCAAGGTCGGCCTCGATCCCGACCGCATCTACGTGTCGTGCTTCAGCGGCGACCCGAAGAACGACATCCCGAAGGACGAGGAGTCGGCGCAGCTGTGGACGGGCTTGTTCCAGGAGGCGGGCGTCTCCTCCGACCAGGTCGACGTGGGGACCGAGGAGCACGCCGCCGCCGTCGGCACCGGCGGTGCGCGCATCGCCTTCTACGGCAAGAAGAACTGGTGGTGCCGCGGGGGGAAGGCGGAGGACATGCCCGTCGGCGAGCCCGGCGGCCCCGACACGGAGATCTTCTACCTGTTCCCGACCGTCGAGCACGATCCGACGTTCGGCGAGCACTGCCACCAGAACTGCGACTGCGGACGCTTCATCGAGCTGGGCAACTCGGTGTTCATGGAGTACCGCCGCACCGAGACGGGCTTCGAGCCCCTGCCGAAGAAGAACGTCGACTACGGCGGCGGACTGGCGCGTATCGCGGCCGCGGCGATCGACAGCCCCGATGTGTTCCGCATCGGGCTGCTGTGGCCGATCATCGAGCGCCTGCAGGAGCTGTCCGGTCGCAGCTATGAGGACGAGACCGTGAGCATGCGCGTCATCGCGGATCACCTGCGCGGCGCGACCTTCCTCGCGGTCGACGGGGTGATGCCGGGCAACAAGGCGCAGGGGTACGTCATGCGCCGCCTGCTGCGCCGGGCCATCCGCTTCGCCTTCGACCTCGGACTCGAGGAGAACTTCTTCCCGCAGATCATCCCCACCATCGCGGAGATCTACGAGGCGCACTATCCCGAGGTGGGGGAGCACGCCGAGTACGTCGAGAAGGTGCTGGTGAAGGAGGAGCAGGCCTTCCGCCGCACGCTCCGGAAGGGGCTGAAGCAGCTGCGCGCGTATCGCGGCACCACGGTGACCGGCGCCGAGCTCTTCGTGCTCTACGACACCTACGGCTTCCCCGTCGAGCTCTCCACCGAGGAGGCGGGCCGTCAGGGGATCGTGGTCAGCGAGACGTGGCGCGACGAGTTCGACGAGCACATGACCGCCCAGCGCGAGCGCTCGCAGCGCTCCACCACCCTGCACGTCTGA
- a CDS encoding 3-oxoacyl-ACP synthase III — MPGNAVSRFQNVALLSVASVLPSRVTTSDDIEGRLGPSLARLKLRSGLLKRVAGVLERRNWGPGESADKATIAAGKRALDEAGVDASQVGLLINTSVTRMHLEPSVAVALHHGLGLPSSAVNFDVANACLGFINGMSLAATMIESGQIDYAMVVAGEDADDIQVNTIERLLRSESDRDGFMSEFASLTLGSGSAAAVLGRADAHPEGHRILGGVTRAATNFHTLCVGSVDGMFTDAKALLKGGLDLVVSAWKEASAEWDWKSMNRYITHQVSSIHTDAIVKAVHLDRSKVPTTYPRYGNVGPASVPITLAQEQDSLRQGDRVLLMGVGSGLNTAMMELAW; from the coding sequence TTGCCCGGTAATGCTGTTTCCCGTTTCCAGAACGTCGCGCTGTTGTCGGTGGCGAGCGTTCTGCCCAGTCGGGTGACCACCTCGGATGACATCGAGGGTCGCCTCGGCCCCTCCTTGGCACGCCTCAAATTGCGCAGCGGCCTCCTCAAACGCGTCGCCGGCGTGCTCGAGCGACGCAACTGGGGTCCGGGAGAGTCGGCCGACAAGGCCACCATCGCGGCAGGGAAGCGCGCGCTGGACGAGGCCGGCGTCGACGCGTCGCAGGTGGGCCTGCTCATCAACACGTCCGTGACGCGCATGCATCTCGAGCCGTCGGTCGCCGTCGCGCTGCATCACGGGCTCGGGCTGCCCAGCTCCGCGGTGAACTTCGACGTCGCGAACGCGTGCCTCGGCTTCATCAACGGGATGTCGCTCGCGGCCACGATGATCGAGTCCGGCCAGATCGACTACGCCATGGTCGTGGCCGGCGAGGACGCGGACGACATCCAGGTCAACACCATCGAGAGACTCCTCCGCTCCGAGTCCGACCGCGACGGGTTCATGAGCGAGTTCGCCTCGCTCACCCTGGGCTCGGGGTCCGCCGCAGCCGTGCTCGGCCGGGCCGACGCGCACCCCGAGGGTCACCGCATCCTCGGCGGCGTCACCCGCGCGGCCACGAACTTCCACACCCTCTGCGTCGGCAGCGTCGACGGCATGTTCACCGACGCGAAGGCGCTGCTCAAGGGCGGGCTCGACCTCGTGGTCTCGGCGTGGAAGGAGGCGTCGGCGGAGTGGGACTGGAAGTCGATGAACCGCTACATCACGCACCAGGTCTCGTCGATCCACACCGACGCCATCGTCAAGGCCGTGCACCTCGACCGATCGAAGGTGCCGACGACCTACCCCCGCTACGGCAATGTCGGTCCGGCCTCCGTGCCGATCACGCTCGCGCAGGAGCAGGACAGCCTGCGTCAGGGCGACCGGGTGCTGCTCATGGGCGTCGGGTCGGGCCTGAACACCGCCATGATGGAGCTCGCTTGGTGA